DNA sequence from the bacterium genome:
AGAGTTTGGCTTTAACATCGACATAGGTATCCTTCATCCCCTTGATTAATGGTATTTGGTAGGGGTCAACGATTACTAAATCAACGATTTTTTCAGTCTCTTTAAAATCAATCACCGAGTTAAGAAAACTAATAAGGATATCCTTACTCCCTTGTGAGCCAAAAACCTTTTTGAAGGCATAATCTGTTTTAACATCTAAAAAACGCATCCAAATACTCCTTCCTTCTAAAAATAACCAACCACAGAGAGTTAAAAAAAGTCTGTGTGAAGATATTTAATTAATACCCTTGATTTCCTCTATTGTTAATCCCGTTATCTGTGATATTTTTTCAACTTTCTCGCCTGATTTCAAAAGAGTTTTCGCTACTTCTATTTTGCCTTGTTGTAACCCTTGTTGTATTCCTTCTTGTATTCCTTGTTTTAATCCTTGTTGTATTCCTTGTTTTAACCCTTTTTGTATTCCTTTTTCTATTCCTTGTTTTAACCCTTGTTTTAAGGCAAACTCTATCGCACCTCTTTGCATTCGGATAAAATCGTGCCGCTTATATTGAATTTCTAACTCCTTTTCACTCATCCCCGCTGTATTGGCTATTTCAAATGCCTCCTTTATTTCTATCTCTTTAACTAAGCTCTCTGGAGTATATTCAAGTCTGCCTGCATTCTTTATAAAATATATCCATTTGTCTTTGATTGAATCCAGCTCATCCTCATTCTTCTTGAATTTGGGCAATTCGATAAAAACAAGTTCGATTTCATCATGGTATTTGATTAAAGTCTCCTTTTCAATGAGATTGAAATAGGTGATAACCTTATCTACATCCTCGAACATGATAAAGTCCGTAATGGTTAGAGCAATAATAGGTTCAAGGCTGGTAAATGATTCTGTCTCTTTTAGCTGAGCTGAATATGTCTTAGCCGCATTATATAAAATCCTTTTCTCAAACCCTTCTACATTCAAAACCTGCATCTCGATAATGACATTCTTCTGGTTTGAGAGTTTGGCTTTAACATCGACATAGGTATCCTTCATCCCCTTGATTAATGGTATTTGGTAGGGGTCAACGATTACTAAATCAACGATTTTTTCAGTCTCTTTAAAATCAATCACCGAGTTAAGAAAGCTAATAAGTATATCCTTACTCCCTTGAGAACCAAAAACCTTTTTGAAGGCATAATCTGTTTTAACATCTAAAAAACGCATCCAAATACTCCTTCCTTCAATGTTTATATCATACATATTATAACTCATGGAAAGCTTTTTGTCAAGCAAAATTCACATAAGTAAAGTGTTACATAAAATGTAATCTACGAACAAAGTTTCCACCTGTGCGGTTAAATGTAAAATGGATAATGTAAAATGAGAAATGTAAAATGAAAATGGATAACTGAAAGGTAATGAGTCTTGCGAAGTGCTAAAATTTCCCATTTTTCATTTCCTATTTTACATTTATTTTTCCTTTGCGTCTTTGCGATGAATTAGTCTAATCGCACAGGTCGCAAAGTTTTTCTTCTACAATCTGTCCGTCCCGCAAATGAATAATTCGTTTGGCGTAACCAGCGATGTCTAATTCATGGGTGATGAGGATAATAGTTGCTCCATTTTTATTGAGTTGGACGAATATCTCCATTATTTCTTTACTGGTGGTGGTATCGAGATTACCTGTCGGTTCATCGGCACAGATAATTGTCGGATTATTTATTAATGCTCGAGCAATGGCTACCCGTTGTTGTTCACCACCAGAGAGTTCAGATGGTAGATTCTTTACTTTTGTCGCCAGACCAACTTTTTGAAGCATCTCTTCTGCCTGTTTTTTTCTCATATGTCGCGGAACATTTGCGTAACAAAGAGGTAACAAAACATTTTCCTGTGAAGTAGTTTTCTTTAGAAGATTAAATGACTGGAAGACAAACCCAATTTTTGTATTTCTGATTTTGGCTAATCCATAATCGTCCTTTTGGCTAATATCTTCTCCTTCCAATAAATATCTACCTGAGGTAGCCTTATCCAGACAACCAATAATATTCATCAAGGTAGATTTTCCTGAACCAGAAGGCCCCATTATGGCAATAAATTCACCTTTTCCAATCCCAAGCGATAGATTTTTTAAGGCAGAAAAACTATCCTTTCCCATTGGATAGAGTTTGGTAATATCTTTTAATTCAATCAGCATTTTTCCTTACCTTGATTTTAGTCCCCTCTTTTAAATCAACCGGGGGGTTCAGGACTACTTCTTCTCCTATTTTTAACCCGGATAGGACCTCAACCTCATTAGGATTACGCAGTCCCAAAGATACTTCCTGCTTTATGAGTTTATTATCTTTTAGCACAAAGACATAAAATTTATCATCAATACTAAGTGTAGCCTCATACGGTATTTTTAGAACATCCACTTTTCTCTTAGAAATAATCACTACATCAGTGAGCATTTCACTGCGTAGAGGAAGACTACTTTTGACTAATGTAATAGTTACCTCAAATGTATTAATCTTTTCCTGGAGAATAGGGGAGGGGGCGATTTTGGTAATTACACCAGAGATACTCTGTCCGGGGAAGGCATCAGGAATGACTGTAGTTTTCATCCCTAACCCAATTTTGGCAATGTCCACTTCATCCAAATCGGTTTTGACCACAAATTGACTCGGCGAGATAACGACGGAGAGAAGTTGTCCTTGAGGAACATAAGTGCCTTCTTTGCTACCTTTATAAATGACAATGCCGTCAATCGGAGATGGAATCTTTGACCAATCAACCTGTTGCTGGATAAAAGTCAGGTTGGCTTTGACACTCGCTATTTTAGATGTTACGGTTTCTATCTCTTCCTGGTATTGATTTCTTTTTTCTTCCAGGCGATAATTGGCAAGATTCAGGGCAATTTTAGCCTTTTCACATTCTACCTCTAATCTTTTATATTCATCTTCGGAAACTGCATTAATTTCAAAAAGCCTCTTTTTAGATAAAAATTGTCTATTAATCTCATCAAACCATACCTTCGCCTCATCTGCTTTCTCTTCTATCTCTTTGAGATTAATCCCTCGAAGAAGGCTATTAAGTTCGGATTGATAGGAAACCAGTAATGCAGATTGTTCTTTCTGTTTAGCTAATAATTCTTTATCATTCATTGTGGCTATTATTTGACCTTTCTTGACTTCTGTGCCTTCTTCTAAGATATCAACTACCACCCCGGGGATTTTAGCACGCAGTTCAAACCTTTCTTTTGCCTCGATTTTACCGCGAGAGGTAACCTTAAGTATTAATTCCCCGCGAGTCACCGAGCCTTTGGTTATTGTAACTGTTTTTTCTACATTCTTCTTTATCAAAATAAAACTAATAATACTTACAATAAGAATTATTATCGTCAAAGTTATAATCCGTTTTTTCATAAAATTCTTTTCTCCTACCACCAACATTGGCTATCTTGTGCAAAGTAATCACCAGTTAGAGCAAAGGCTAATGCCCGACAACCAAAACAGTCTGAAACACTACAAATAGAACATTTCCCTTTGAGATGTCTTTTATCTTTCAATTCCTTCAGGAGAGCAGTCTGCTCGTAAATATTCTTTAAAGAATCTTTAAGAAGGTTTCCTATGCTCAGATTGAACCTTCGACAGGGAAATACCTCACCATCTGGCATAATACAGAGCGTGTCGCCAATATTACATTTTGCCCCTAATATTTTTATGGTTTTATCCCATTTTATCCAAAATGCCTTATAAGGCAAGAAATCATCCAGTTCAAATTTATTTGGGATTATCTTTAAAATTAACTCTATCAGTCTTTTGTAATCTTTTTGGTCTAAAACCTCCTCGGCTATTTGATTTCCTTTTCCCAGCGGTATAAACCTTTCAAGGATAACACCGTCTATTGAATGCCTTTTACAAAATTGTGGAATTTCTACAATCTCCTCTAAATTTGTTTTCAGGACAGTGAACATCAGGACAACTTCTAATCCTTTATCTTGCAATAAGTCCATTGCTTTAATGACCTTTTTAAAGACCCCATTGCCTCTTATGGTATCACAACTCTGTTCCTTTAAACCTTCGAGAGAAATCTTTATCCTTTTTAATTTTGGAAACTCAGTCAATCTTTTTAAGACATCTTCACCCATAAGAGTAGCATTGGTAATAATATTTGTCTCTTTCACCAGTGGACTATGGTCAAGATATTCTAACAACAAGAAGAGTTCTTTTTTTAGAAGTGGTTCACCTCCTGTAATATCTATCCTTGTAGATTTATGCCATTGAGTTAAGGTAGTGATGATGTTATCGGCGAAATATTTTATCTTTGCCCAATCAATATCTAAACTCCGTGTAAAATCAGATTGATAACAGTGTTTACATTTAAGATTACAAAGGTTGGTAATATGCCACTGGAAATTAAATTCACCTTTCATGGTATTTATGAGATCCTGACTTTATGACTAAACCGACTTTTCGTACAGATTTAGGCATAGGAATTTCCTTTTTGGACGCAGATGAACGCAGATTTTCAAGATTTTAATATAAAGAATTAACTGAGAAAATCATAGTAGATAAGCATGAAACATAACTTCTTCAAATCTAACAGATATTGAAGTTGGACTATTACTACCCCGAAGTTAAACCAAAGGCATTTGATGATATTGGAAAATAGACAGCATGCAAATAAATACAGATTTTACAGGAGATCTTCGCAGATTATTTAATTTTTTATTATCCTGATAATCTGCGCAAATCTGCGTCCCATTAACCTGACAATGTCAAGTCAATATTGTATCAACGAAAATAGATTATAATCTTTTAGTTTCTCTCTGCCGTGCAAAAATGCCAATTCGACAATAAATGCCAATGCCACAACCTTACCCCCTGCTTTTTCTACTAATTTACACATCGCCTTTGCTGTTCCACCTGTGGCTAACAGGTCATCTATAATCAATACCTCTTGTCCACTCTCAACAGCATCTTCATGCATTTCTATGGTGTCGATTCCATACTCTAATTCATAAGAAACAGAGGTAGTTTTATAAGGTAATTTACCTGGTTTACGCATTGGAACAAATCCTACCCCTAATTTATAGGCAACTGGTGCTCCAACGATAAATCCCCTTGCCTCTACCCCAACTACAATATCTACCTTATGTTTTTTATACCTATCTACTATTGTATCAATAGCTTGAGCAAAGGCATTTTTGTCCTTCCATAGCGGCGTAATGTCTTTGAAGATTATACCTTCTTTTGGAAAATCAGGTATATCCCGAATGTAACTCTTTAAATCCTGCATTTTTTACCTCCTTGTATTTGGTAATTGGTAACTGGTAACTGGTAATTAGTTACCATTTACCAGTTATCCCATCTTCTGGCATTTTAATAGTAATCTCCTTAAGTAAATAATATAAATCTTCCCGAAAGGTTTTCTTTTCAATCTTGTTTTTTAAATCTTCACGACAGGAAGCAATAATTCGAAAAACTACCCTGTCTTGTAAGATTTGAAGTATTTTTGCTTGCGTGCTCAAGTCAATCTCATCGATATTATTCACGAATAAAGTTGCCTGTTCCCATTTGCCTGTTGATAATATTAGTTCTAAATCTTCGACCTTTGCCTTAATAAAAGGCTGACCACTTTTGTGACTTTGCAGATGAATCATATGAGCAACTACCTCACAATCAGAATTAGACTTACCTTGAATCAAAACATTAAAATTTGTTGTTGCGGCTCTTGAAATTTTCTTGCGTAATTCCTCAATTTCTTTACTAGCACCTTTAATATCATATACCTTACTTAGAATCTGTTTTAGATTTTTATTTTCTTGTTTTAGTTGATTATTTTCCTGTTCTAATATTCGTAATCGTAAGACATTTTTCACTGTTGCTAAGATTTTTCCCTTTATCAATGGTTTTTCGATAAAGTCAATTGCCCCGGTTTTAAGTGAGTCAACGACAGTTTCTATCTCTGCCTGCCCGGAAATCATAATTACAGGCAAGTTGTCTTTAATGAGTCCAATCTGTTTTAATACCTCCCCCCCTTTCATTTTAGGTAACCAGACATCTAAGATAACTAAATCTATTTTAAGTTCTTTTATCTTTTGTAAGGCATCCTCGCCGTCTTTGGCGCTGACAACGACATATCCATCATC
Encoded proteins:
- a CDS encoding PD-(D/E)XK nuclease family transposase, with the translated sequence MRFLDVKTDYAFKKVFGSQGSKDILISFLNSVIDFKETEKIVDLVIVDPYQIPLIKGMKDTYVDVKAKL
- a CDS encoding Rpn family recombination-promoting nuclease/putative transposase, translated to MRFLDVKTDYAFKKVFGSQGSKDILISFLNSVIDFKETEKIVDLVIVDPYQIPLIKGMKDTYVDVKAKLSNQKNVIIEMQVLNVEGFEKRILYNAAKTYSAQLKETESFTSLEPIIALTITDFIMFEDVDKVITYFNLIEKETLIKYHDEIELVFIELPKFKKNEDELDSIKDKWIYFIKNAGRLEYTPESLVKEIEIKEAFEIANTAGMSEKELEIQYKRHDFIRMQRGAIEFALKQGLKQGIEKGIQKGLKQGIQQGLKQGIQEGIQQGLQQGKIEVAKTLLKSGEKVEKISQITGLTIEEIKGIN
- a CDS encoding ABC transporter ATP-binding protein, whose product is MLIELKDITKLYPMGKDSFSALKNLSLGIGKGEFIAIMGPSGSGKSTLMNIIGCLDKATSGRYLLEGEDISQKDDYGLAKIRNTKIGFVFQSFNLLKKTTSQENVLLPLCYANVPRHMRKKQAEEMLQKVGLATKVKNLPSELSGGEQQRVAIARALINNPTIICADEPTGNLDTTTSKEIMEIFVQLNKNGATIILITHELDIAGYAKRIIHLRDGQIVEEKLCDLCD
- a CDS encoding efflux RND transporter periplasmic adaptor subunit, with the translated sequence MKKRIITLTIIILIVSIISFILIKKNVEKTVTITKGSVTRGELILKVTSRGKIEAKERFELRAKIPGVVVDILEEGTEVKKGQIIATMNDKELLAKQKEQSALLVSYQSELNSLLRGINLKEIEEKADEAKVWFDEINRQFLSKKRLFEINAVSEDEYKRLEVECEKAKIALNLANYRLEEKRNQYQEEIETVTSKIASVKANLTFIQQQVDWSKIPSPIDGIVIYKGSKEGTYVPQGQLLSVVISPSQFVVKTDLDEVDIAKIGLGMKTTVIPDAFPGQSISGVITKIAPSPILQEKINTFEVTITLVKSSLPLRSEMLTDVVIISKRKVDVLKIPYEATLSIDDKFYVFVLKDNKLIKQEVSLGLRNPNEVEVLSGLKIGEEVVLNPPVDLKEGTKIKVRKNAD
- a CDS encoding radical SAM protein; the protein is MKGEFNFQWHITNLCNLKCKHCYQSDFTRSLDIDWAKIKYFADNIITTLTQWHKSTRIDITGGEPLLKKELFLLLEYLDHSPLVKETNIITNATLMGEDVLKRLTEFPKLKRIKISLEGLKEQSCDTIRGNGVFKKVIKAMDLLQDKGLEVVLMFTVLKTNLEEIVEIPQFCKRHSIDGVILERFIPLGKGNQIAEEVLDQKDYKRLIELILKIIPNKFELDDFLPYKAFWIKWDKTIKILGAKCNIGDTLCIMPDGEVFPCRRFNLSIGNLLKDSLKNIYEQTALLKELKDKRHLKGKCSICSVSDCFGCRALAFALTGDYFAQDSQCWW
- a CDS encoding adenine phosphoribosyltransferase, which encodes MQDLKSYIRDIPDFPKEGIIFKDITPLWKDKNAFAQAIDTIVDRYKKHKVDIVVGVEARGFIVGAPVAYKLGVGFVPMRKPGKLPYKTTSVSYELEYGIDTIEMHEDAVESGQEVLIIDDLLATGGTAKAMCKLVEKAGGKVVALAFIVELAFLHGREKLKDYNLFSLIQY
- a CDS encoding response regulator translates to MIQPKVLVVDDERSIRETLSMILEDDGYVVVSAKDGEDALQKIKELKIDLVILDVWLPKMKGGEVLKQIGLIKDNLPVIMISGQAEIETVVDSLKTGAIDFIEKPLIKGKILATVKNVLRLRILEQENNQLKQENKNLKQILSKVYDIKGASKEIEELRKKISRAATTNFNVLIQGKSNSDCEVVAHMIHLQSHKSGQPFIKAKVEDLELILSTGKWEQATLFVNNIDEIDLSTQAKILQILQDRVVFRIIASCREDLKNKIEKKTFREDLYYLLKEITIKMPEDGITGKW